From the Leptospira sp. WS60.C2 genome, one window contains:
- a CDS encoding EAL domain-containing protein: MSLKQISIYIEESDHQFYNQLLRDITNIDSCHVHSFPSILKIKPGSIQESAVFLFWNDSHAMEKQKFIFEHFPESPYVILSESTLTPEELSRVAHPTFLHLAEPTYSVGNLDLVLNFAERLIEDMNRSIAYDKIREKVVVLENVFEESLDVLMQIDPNTKQIINANKQAVVVLEYSLDEIVGKEFSYFMPPVEVDEDAEFEGNLIESTALRTKSGRNIPTESSFRLFPVNGKMAIWATFRDITERKRSQEQVKNQKAFYEFILDNLDSDIAVLNSNFEYEYTNPVFLSNKEIRKWLYKKTDVDLAEKLDLPPEFYERRKKFLEVAAKENEIVEFEELIQDHNDKVTYLLRKYIPIDDSETNQKRIISFGVDITERKLSEERITYLAYYDALTGLSNRTLFIDHANQALKNHKSSETLLAFYFFDIDNFKFINDSLGHTKGDILLQMVGARLKRVMTEVDTVARFGGDEFAILKVDVPSKSAAAEFAQKILDILSQPFHIMGRDLFTTVSMGIALSPNDGVTSAELLKNSDMAMYKAKELGRNNYKFYTNELILRSEKRLYIENSLRKAIQNDELLLFFQPKISTITNQVCGAEALIRWKHPERGWVPPIEFIPVAEDSGIIERIGDWVLEEACRLKRQWCEMKLPSFPLSINVSGKQLARSNWSHRVQATILQYGVNPEEIELELTESSIMENPEKSIEAFEYLSQLGIKVSIDDFGTGYSSLSYLKKIDADVIKIDRSFVVDLELNEDDRAICKAIINMAHSLGLEVIAEGVENAAQRDLLHDLGCHMIQGYFYSKPLPEEEFVQFVKKFNESAQSK, from the coding sequence ATGTCACTGAAGCAGATTTCAATCTACATCGAAGAATCTGATCATCAGTTCTATAATCAGTTATTAAGGGACATAACGAATATTGATAGCTGTCATGTGCACAGCTTCCCTTCTATCTTAAAAATCAAACCAGGATCCATCCAAGAATCTGCCGTTTTTCTGTTTTGGAACGATTCCCATGCGATGGAAAAACAGAAATTTATTTTTGAACATTTCCCTGAATCACCTTACGTCATTTTATCTGAGAGCACACTCACTCCTGAAGAGCTTTCCAGGGTTGCTCATCCCACTTTTTTGCACTTAGCAGAACCCACTTATTCTGTCGGAAATTTAGATTTGGTTCTAAATTTCGCAGAACGCCTGATAGAAGATATGAACCGCTCGATCGCTTACGATAAAATCCGTGAGAAGGTGGTGGTTTTGGAAAATGTCTTTGAAGAATCCTTAGACGTCCTCATGCAAATTGATCCAAATACAAAACAAATCATCAATGCCAACAAACAAGCAGTGGTTGTTTTGGAATATAGTTTAGATGAAATTGTAGGTAAGGAATTTTCTTACTTTATGCCACCAGTGGAGGTGGATGAAGATGCGGAGTTTGAAGGAAATTTAATCGAAAGCACGGCGTTACGAACCAAATCAGGAAGAAACATTCCAACAGAGTCTTCGTTTCGATTGTTTCCCGTGAATGGAAAGATGGCGATTTGGGCCACGTTTCGAGATATTACCGAACGAAAACGATCCCAAGAACAAGTCAAAAACCAAAAGGCGTTTTATGAATTCATCTTGGATAATTTGGATTCTGACATTGCCGTATTAAATTCTAATTTCGAATATGAATACACAAACCCTGTCTTTTTATCCAATAAAGAAATTCGAAAGTGGTTGTATAAAAAAACAGATGTGGATCTGGCTGAAAAGTTAGATCTACCTCCTGAATTTTATGAACGTAGGAAAAAATTCTTAGAAGTTGCGGCCAAAGAGAATGAAATTGTCGAATTTGAAGAACTCATCCAAGATCATAATGATAAGGTCACATATTTATTAAGAAAATACATTCCTATCGATGATTCAGAAACCAATCAAAAACGAATCATTAGTTTTGGAGTGGATATCACAGAACGTAAATTATCGGAAGAAAGAATCACCTATCTTGCGTATTACGACGCATTAACTGGACTTTCCAATCGAACTTTATTCATTGATCATGCCAACCAAGCGTTAAAGAATCATAAATCTTCGGAAACCTTACTTGCTTTTTATTTCTTTGATATTGATAATTTTAAATTCATCAATGATAGTTTGGGTCATACCAAAGGGGATATCCTCTTGCAGATGGTTGGTGCAAGACTCAAACGAGTGATGACAGAAGTGGATACAGTTGCTCGATTTGGTGGAGATGAGTTTGCTATACTCAAAGTGGACGTTCCTAGCAAAAGTGCCGCTGCAGAGTTTGCACAAAAAATTTTGGATATCTTAAGCCAACCATTCCACATTATGGGTCGCGACTTGTTTACAACCGTCAGTATGGGAATTGCACTTTCCCCAAATGATGGCGTCACGTCCGCTGAGTTGTTAAAAAATTCTGACATGGCGATGTACAAAGCCAAAGAACTTGGTCGTAATAATTATAAATTCTATACAAACGAATTGATTTTACGCTCTGAAAAACGATTGTACATTGAGAATTCCCTACGAAAGGCAATTCAAAACGACGAGTTACTTTTATTTTTCCAACCAAAAATTTCTACCATTACAAACCAAGTATGCGGTGCGGAAGCACTCATTCGATGGAAACATCCTGAACGTGGTTGGGTTCCTCCTATCGAATTTATCCCTGTTGCAGAGGATTCGGGTATCATCGAAAGGATTGGGGATTGGGTGTTGGAAGAAGCATGCCGATTGAAACGGCAATGGTGTGAGATGAAATTACCAAGTTTTCCTTTGAGCATCAATGTGAGTGGAAAACAATTAGCACGTTCCAATTGGTCTCATCGAGTACAAGCGACCATCTTACAATATGGAGTTAATCCAGAAGAAATTGAATTGGAACTCACAGAGAGTTCCATCATGGAAAATCCAGAAAAAAGTATCGAAGCATTTGAGTATTTATCCCAACTAGGAATCAAAGTTTCCATTGATGACTTTGGAACAGGTTATAGTTCACTCAGTTATTTAAAGAAAATTGATGCTGATGTGATCAAAATTGATCGTTCTTTTGTTGTCGATTTAGAACTCAATGAAGATGACCGAGCGATTTGTAAAGCGATCATTAATATGGCACATTCGCTTGGTTTGGAAGTGATTGCAGAAGGTGTTGAGAATGCTGCACAAAGAGATTTGTTGCATGACTTGGGATGTCATATGATCCAAGGGTATTTTTATAGCAAACCTCTTCCTGAAGAGGAATTTGTTCAGTTTGTGAAAAAATTTAACGAATCTGCTCAATCAAAATAG
- a CDS encoding HmuY family protein, translating to MIRFFVIGILLLVLSACARQKSALSDQDLFVNNLITSIVNAGNPNALDKIVFSRSNGDGSVTTRFNATNLDFYIFFHFETNKQVPLSQKDTLTWDIAFNRYKVATNSGDTNRFGLGGACLSNTNDFAVASSTSAASQGCATFTTDTAATTEGIGGAGAVYVGNALMTEWYFYTIGNLTPKPNIYLVRSGTGTAIYAVKIENYYSDAGTSGYPTIRWKKLP from the coding sequence ATGATACGTTTCTTTGTCATTGGAATTCTACTTCTCGTTCTTTCTGCCTGCGCGAGACAAAAATCAGCGCTCTCAGACCAAGATTTGTTTGTGAACAATCTCATCACAAGCATTGTGAATGCAGGAAATCCCAATGCCTTGGATAAAATTGTATTCTCCCGTTCCAATGGGGACGGGAGTGTTACCACTCGCTTTAACGCGACCAATTTGGATTTTTATATCTTCTTTCATTTTGAAACAAACAAACAAGTGCCCCTATCTCAAAAAGACACATTGACATGGGACATTGCCTTTAACCGCTATAAGGTGGCAACGAACTCAGGTGATACCAATCGGTTTGGTTTGGGTGGAGCTTGTTTGAGTAATACAAATGATTTTGCTGTTGCCAGTTCCACCTCTGCCGCTTCCCAAGGATGTGCAACGTTTACAACCGACACTGCCGCCACGACAGAAGGCATAGGGGGCGCAGGAGCCGTTTATGTGGGAAATGCTCTCATGACCGAATGGTATTTTTATACGATAGGTAACTTAACTCCAAAACCGAATATCTATCTCGTTCGTTCTGGCACAGGCACTGCCATTTATGCTGTTAAAATTGAAAATTATTATAGTGATGCAGGAACTTCTGGGTATCCGACCATCCGCTGGAAAAAACTACCGTAA
- a CDS encoding TonB-dependent receptor plug domain-containing protein, translated as MVSYLQALVPIFCLFLLFWGELHAQSKTNGKTTNPNVKTETPPPTGQTGTTDPNQDPSKNSAPIQTTSEENKPEEPHEEDRFKELDNRNGIVVTGSRGERRLKDSAVATEVISRKRIEQTGARNLGEVLDTQLGINVTPFFGGSQVQMLGLDSKYVLFLVDGQRVAGRLNNTIDLTRFKVQNIERIEIVKGSSSSLYGADAIGGVINIITKQAEKPEHYQFRTSYGNGRQMNFGSQGEKNMIADVGFKNDFVATNFFGGFNQAAAYDLDPRTPATTGNSFQDNNLGGNMTFNPDGQFKVKTGINYLNRNQAGIDSRATGGVFDRTNLTNDFLALGALEYSYGKRNMASLRGNFSRWENQYKLDQRNSNELDVKEITNEFSSQGVAQIDHEVHKDHMITAGVESFSEELQTDRLERRNAYRTRRAAFIQDEWVVWRNGFVWRLVPGVRHDVDSQFGGQTTPKIATKVDITSNLVFRASYGKGFRPPSFRELYLRFENPGVGYTVEGNDKLRPEKSTTVNADIEYTPFKFWTLSLSVFRNDITDLIQYSFGTRTSEFATFQLKNVQRAYTRGVEAGSRVRFLKYFALELGYNQTDTRDLTTDRPLEGRALHQGTMNFFVNAPGGWEFALRAKRLDKRPFYSTTNDFTAGTSTALIDQQTRSVEENNKVVYGKPFTLLNVRMEKKFFEGRMSIFLGVDNVLDQYELTYNPIRPRFYYGGLQATF; from the coding sequence ATGGTTTCTTATTTACAAGCCTTAGTTCCCATCTTCTGTTTGTTCCTTCTCTTTTGGGGCGAACTCCATGCGCAGTCAAAAACCAATGGAAAAACAACAAACCCGAATGTAAAAACGGAAACACCTCCACCAACTGGCCAAACGGGAACTACTGATCCCAACCAAGACCCAAGTAAAAATTCTGCCCCCATACAAACCACTTCAGAAGAAAACAAACCAGAAGAACCTCATGAAGAGGATCGGTTTAAAGAATTAGACAATCGAAACGGAATTGTTGTGACGGGATCTCGCGGGGAAAGACGCTTAAAAGACTCGGCAGTAGCAACAGAAGTCATTTCTAGAAAACGAATCGAACAAACAGGAGCACGTAACTTAGGTGAGGTGCTTGATACACAACTGGGGATCAATGTCACTCCATTTTTTGGCGGTTCCCAAGTGCAAATGTTGGGACTTGATTCCAAATATGTTTTATTTCTCGTGGATGGTCAACGAGTTGCAGGAAGGCTCAACAACACCATTGACTTAACTCGTTTCAAAGTACAAAACATTGAACGGATTGAAATCGTAAAAGGTAGTTCTTCTTCTTTGTATGGAGCTGATGCCATCGGTGGTGTGATTAACATCATCACCAAACAAGCAGAAAAACCGGAACATTACCAATTCCGTACTTCGTATGGAAACGGTCGCCAAATGAACTTTGGTTCCCAAGGCGAAAAGAACATGATCGCCGATGTTGGTTTTAAAAATGATTTTGTAGCCACCAACTTTTTTGGCGGGTTCAACCAAGCGGCTGCTTATGATTTAGATCCACGAACTCCCGCCACAACAGGAAATTCATTCCAAGACAATAACTTGGGCGGGAACATGACCTTCAACCCAGATGGACAATTCAAAGTCAAAACGGGAATCAATTACCTAAATCGGAACCAAGCTGGAATTGATTCGCGTGCCACTGGTGGTGTATTTGATCGTACCAACTTAACAAACGACTTTTTAGCGTTAGGTGCTCTTGAATATTCTTATGGAAAACGCAATATGGCGTCTCTCCGAGGAAATTTCTCTCGTTGGGAAAACCAATACAAACTAGACCAAAGAAATTCCAACGAACTCGATGTGAAAGAAATCACAAACGAGTTTTCCTCACAAGGAGTTGCTCAGATTGATCACGAAGTACACAAAGACCACATGATCACTGCTGGTGTGGAATCTTTTTCGGAGGAACTCCAAACAGATCGATTGGAACGAAGAAATGCCTACAGAACGAGACGTGCGGCGTTTATCCAAGATGAATGGGTTGTTTGGCGCAATGGTTTTGTTTGGCGACTGGTTCCCGGTGTTCGGCATGATGTGGATTCACAATTTGGTGGACAAACCACTCCGAAAATTGCAACGAAAGTTGATATCACTAGTAACCTTGTTTTCCGAGCCAGTTACGGAAAAGGGTTTCGTCCACCCTCGTTCCGTGAATTGTACTTACGATTTGAAAACCCTGGTGTGGGTTATACGGTGGAAGGAAATGACAAACTGCGTCCAGAAAAATCAACCACCGTCAATGCGGATATTGAATACACTCCTTTTAAATTTTGGACACTGTCTCTCAGCGTATTTCGAAATGATATCACTGACCTCATCCAATATAGTTTTGGAACCCGTACGAGTGAATTTGCTACCTTCCAATTGAAAAATGTACAACGTGCTTACACAAGAGGTGTAGAAGCTGGGTCTCGTGTTCGTTTTTTGAAATACTTTGCTTTGGAATTGGGATACAACCAAACCGATACTAGGGACCTAACAACGGATAGACCCTTGGAAGGCCGTGCCCTCCACCAAGGAACAATGAATTTTTTTGTGAACGCACCTGGTGGTTGGGAATTTGCTCTCCGTGCGAAACGCTTAGACAAACGTCCATTTTACAGCACTACCAACGATTTTACCGCTGGCACAAGCACAGCCCTCATTGACCAACAAACGCGAAGTGTAGAAGAGAACAACAAGGTGGTGTATGGAAAACCATTCACACTCCTGAACGTTCGGATGGAGAAAAAATTTTTTGAAGGGAGGATGTCGATCTTTTTAGGAGTGGACAATGTTTTGGACCAATACGAGCTTACTTACAATCCTATTCGTCCAAGGTTTTACTATGGCGGACTCCAAGCCACATTCTGA